A genome region from Streptomyces antimycoticus includes the following:
- a CDS encoding LacI family DNA-binding transcriptional regulator gives MPANGRSRRITIDDVARSAGVSRQTVSRAVNDKPEIDPATRARVLLVAESMGYRPSRFARGMVGPGLTTLGLVIADVLNPFFPEVVSGVLAAADERGWQVAVYSTGSALERETAVAETVVNHVDACIAFLLDPGAIELIRRSGMPFVLLDNEHRPPAVSGGRIDFASGMRQVVGHLVERGHRRIAMLDDRGRPDAGDRGTRHSLFLGTAAELGLPADESWVFPAANSLDGGAAAMDDVLDTAFGATAVLAYNDLIAIGAMRRARDRGVRVPEDCAFVGCDGLTLSRLVDPPLTTLTVDKELLGRAAVRQVAAQMTGAGTGETVIEPRLVVRASS, from the coding sequence GGGTGTCCCGGCAGACCGTGTCCCGCGCGGTCAACGACAAACCGGAGATCGACCCCGCCACGCGAGCGCGGGTGCTCCTGGTGGCCGAGTCCATGGGATACCGGCCCAGCCGGTTCGCCCGTGGCATGGTCGGCCCGGGGCTCACCACGCTGGGGCTGGTCATCGCGGACGTGCTCAACCCCTTCTTTCCCGAGGTGGTCTCCGGGGTGCTGGCGGCGGCCGACGAGCGCGGCTGGCAGGTCGCCGTCTACAGCACCGGATCCGCCCTGGAACGCGAGACCGCGGTGGCGGAGACCGTGGTGAACCACGTGGACGCGTGTATCGCCTTTCTGCTGGACCCCGGCGCCATCGAGCTCATCCGGCGCTCCGGGATGCCCTTCGTCCTGCTGGACAACGAACACCGGCCACCCGCGGTGAGCGGGGGCCGGATCGACTTCGCCAGCGGGATGCGCCAGGTGGTCGGCCACCTCGTCGAGCGCGGCCACCGCCGGATCGCGATGCTGGATGACCGCGGGCGCCCGGACGCGGGCGATCGCGGCACCCGGCACTCGCTGTTCCTCGGCACCGCCGCCGAACTGGGGCTGCCCGCGGACGAGAGCTGGGTGTTCCCGGCCGCCAACTCCCTCGACGGCGGGGCGGCGGCCATGGACGACGTGCTGGACACCGCCTTCGGCGCGACGGCCGTGCTCGCGTACAACGACCTGATCGCCATCGGTGCCATGCGCCGCGCCCGCGACCGCGGGGTGCGGGTGCCGGAGGACTGCGCGTTCGTCGGCTGCGACGGGCTGACGCTGAGTCGGCTCGTGGACCCGCCGCTGACCACCCTGACGGTCGACAAGGAACTCCTCGGCCGGGCCGCGGTACGCCAGGTCGCGGCCCAGATGACCGGCGCCGGAACGGGCGAGACGGTGATCGAGCCACGCCTCGTGGTCCGCGCGTCCTCCTGA